Proteins from a genomic interval of Oreochromis aureus strain Israel breed Guangdong linkage group 6, ZZ_aureus, whole genome shotgun sequence:
- the pkd2 gene encoding polycystin-2 isoform X2, giving the protein MSSSRVRPQQLPQNQAGRSAHKLDSSEGIEMENIQHQDLGLGGVVGTPSPPSRQAWSRDNPGFEPEDEIMEADWPQASPGRRSASTASGSSCSSSGLGSYNRGGSSTNIPRGGLYPTPTLEQQDRHGHPSCLKQILQKIRILWGTELMEESDSSRERYLRNVLREMLTYVAFLITICILTYGMVSANMYHYTKVMSQLFLDTPLSAGDPSTFRSLSTMEDFWKFTEGPFLNGMYWEVWYNNKSLPENQSLIYYENLLLGVPRLRQVKVHNETCSVHEDLRDEVQDCYNIYTLTNEDTAPFGPKNGTAWLYTPESEMNSSSYSGQVSKYGGGGYYQDLSRTKEESAIQLQVLKDHLWLDRGTRAVFLDFSVYNGNINLFCIARLLAEFPATGGVVTSWQFQTVRLIRYVSSWDYFVGMCEVAFCLFILYYVVEEVLEIRIHRLHYFKSLWNCLDVLIVTLSVVAIIMNITRTAMVGNLLRGLLENHTAHPSFEPLANLQVQFNNMAAVIVFFSWVKLFKFINFNKTMSQLSSTMSRCAKDLVGFAIMFFIIFLAYAQLAYLVFGTQVNDFSTFQASIFTQFRIILGDFNFSEIEEAHPVVGPIYFTTFVFFIFFILMNMFLAIINDTYSEVKADMSQQRSEMEMTDLIKKNCNKALMKLRLKKTAVDDISDGLRQAGGKLNFDELRQDLKGKGHTDAEIQAIFAKYDQDGDQELTEHEHQQMRDDLEKERDLDLERSSLTRPSSGRSFPRTQDDSEEDDDEDSGHSSRRRGSSSGGVSYEEFQVLVRRVDRMEHSIGSIVSKIDSVIVKLEVMERANLKRRDVVSRLLDGVMEDEHLGRDTDAHREQMERLVREELERWESDDMVSQVSHPQPATPVGPRPRPSSSLSTDGLDTGVNGSSHV; this is encoded by the exons ATGAGTTCATCTCGAGTCAGACCCCAGCAGCTGCCTCAGAACCAGGCTGGTAGGTCGGCGCACAAACTCGACTCAAGTGAAGGGATAGAGATGGAGAACATCCAGCATCAAGACCTGGGTCTCGGTGGAGTCGTAGGCACCCCGTCCCCACCGTCGCGACAGGCGTGGAGCCGGGATAACCCGGGTTTTGAACCAGAGGACGAGATCATGGAAGCAGACTGGCCTCAAGCGAGTCCAGGGAGAAGATCCGCGTCCACGGCCTccggcagcagctgcagcagcagcggccTGGGTAGCTACAACCGTGGGGGCAGCAGCACCAACATCCCCCGAGGAGGACTCTATCCAACCCCGACTTTGGAGCAGCAAGACAGGCATGGGCACCCCAGCTGTCTGAAGCAGATACTCCAGAAAATCAGAA TTCTGTGGGGCACAGAGCTGATGGAGGAGAGTGACAGCAGTCGAGAAAGATACCTCAGGAACGTACTGAGGGAGATGCTCACATATGTCGCATTCCTGATCACCATCTGTATCT TGACCTATGGGATGGTGAGTGCAAATATGTACCATTACACCAAAGTCATGTCTCAGCTTTTCCTGGACACACCTCTGTCTGCTGGGGACCCCTCTACTTTTAGGAGCCTGTCAACCATGGAGGATTTCTGGAAG TTCACAGAGGGACCTTTCCTCAATGGCATGTACTGGGAGGTGTGGTACAATAATAAGAGCCTGCCAGAGAATCAGAGTCTTATCTACTACGAGAACCTCCTCCTTGGGGTGCCGCGCCTCCGGCAGGTCAAGGTCCACAATGAGACCTGTTCTGTCCATGAAGATCTGAGGGATGAGGTCCAGGACTGCTACAACATATACACCCTGACCAATGAGGATACTGCCCCCTTTGGTCCCAAGAATGGAACTGC GTGGTTGTACACCCCAGAGAGCGAGATGAATAGCAGCAGTTACTCGGGTCAGGTGTCTAAATATGGAGGTGGAGGATACTACCAGGACTTGTCTCGTACCAAAGAGGAGTCAGCCATCCAGCTGCAGGTTCTGAAAGATCACTTGTGGCTGGACAGAGGCACTAGGGCAGTCTTCCTCGACTTCTCTGTCTACAACGGCAACATAAACCTTTTCTGCATTGCCAG GTTGCTGGCAGAGTTCCCTGCTACTGGTGGCGTAGTGACCTCTTGGCAGTTCCAGACGGTGCGTCTGATACGATATGTGTCCAGCTGGGACTATTTTGTGGGGATGTGTGAAGTGGCTTTCTGCCTATTCATTCTCTATTATGTGGTGGAGGAAGTGTTGGAGATCCGCATCCACCGCCTACATTACTTCAAGAGCCTGTGGAACTGTCTCGATGTTCTCATTGTCACA ttgagCGTTGTTGCTATTATCATGAACATAACGAGAACAGCCATGGTTGGAAACCTGCTGAGAGGCCTGTTGGAGAACCACACTGCTCACCCCAGCTTTGAGCCTTTAGCCAACCTGCAGGTTCAGTTTAACAACATGGCTGCGGTTATTGTCTTCTTTTCCTGggtcaag CTTTTTAAGTTCATCAACTTCAATAAGACCATGAGTCAGCTGTCCAGCACCATGTCTCGCTGTGCCAAGGACCTCGTGGGTTTTGCCATCATGTTCTTCATCATTTTCTTGGCTTACGCTCAGCTGGCCTACTTGGTGTTTGGAACTCAAGTCAACGATTTCAGCACTTTCCAAGCCAGCAT ATTTACCCAGTTCCGTATCATTTTGGGAGACTTTAACTTCTCAGAAATTGAGGAAGCTCATCCAGTTGTTGGACCTATATACTTTACAACCTTTgtcttcttcattttctttattctcATG AACATGTTCTTGGCCATTATCAATGACACATACTCTGAGGTGAAGGCTGACATGTCCCAACAGAGGTCTGAGATGGAAATGACAGACCTTATTAAGAAG AATTGTAACAAAGCTTTGATGAAGCTGAGACTAAAGAAGACAGCGGTAGATGACATCTCAGACGGTTTGCGTCAAGCTGGGGGGAAACTGAACTTTGATGAACTCCGTCAGGATCTAAAAGG AAAGGGTCACACAGATGCAGAGATTCAGGCCATCTTTGCCAAATACGATCAGGATGGTGATCAGGAGCTGACAGAGCATGAACACCAGCAAATGAGAGACGAcctggagaaagagaga GACTTGGATCTGGAACGCAGTTCGCTGACTCGACCCAGCAGTGGGCGGAGCTTCCCTCGTACCCAGGATGACTCAGAGGAGGACGACGATGAGGACAGCGGTCACAGCTCTCGACGTCGTGGCAGCAGCTCTGGGGGTGTCTCGTATGAGGAGTTTCAAGT GCTGGTGAGACGCGTGGACAGGATGGAGCACTCCATCGGCAGCATAGTGTCGAAGATCGATTCAGTGATTGTGAAGCTGGAAGTTATGGAGAGAGCTAATCTTAAAAGAAGAGACGTGGTGAGCAGGCTGCTGGATGGAGTCATGGAG GATGAACATCTGGGGCGggacacagacgcacacagggAGCAGATGGAGAGGCTCGTCAGGGAGGAGCTGGAGCGCTGGGAGTCCGATGATATGGTCTCACAGGTCAGCCACCCACAGCCGGCCACTCCTGTCGGCCCGCGGCCTCGCCCTTCCTCGTCCTTGTCCACCGACGGCCTCGACACAGGCGTGAATGGGAGCAGCCATGTGTGA
- the pkd2 gene encoding polycystin-2 isoform X1: MSSSRVRPQQLPQNQAGRSAHKLDSSEGIEMENIQHQDLGLGGVVGTPSPPSRQAWSRDNPGFEPEDEIMEADWPQASPGRRSASTASGSSCSSSGLGSYNRGGSSTNIPRGGLYPTPTLEQQDRHGHPSCLKQILQKIRILWGTELMEESDSSRERYLRNVLREMLTYVAFLITICILTYGMVSANMYHYTKVMSQLFLDTPLSAGDPSTFRSLSTMEDFWKFTEGPFLNGMYWEVWYNNKSLPENQSLIYYENLLLGVPRLRQVKVHNETCSVHEDLRDEVQDCYNIYTLTNEDTAPFGPKNGTAWLYTPESEMNSSSYSGQVSKYGGGGYYQDLSRTKEESAIQLQVLKDHLWLDRGTRAVFLDFSVYNGNINLFCIARLLAEFPATGGVVTSWQFQTVRLIRYVSSWDYFVGMCEVAFCLFILYYVVEEVLEIRIHRLHYFKSLWNCLDVLIVTLSVVAIIMNITRTAMVGNLLRGLLENHTAHPSFEPLANLQVQFNNMAAVIVFFSWVKLFKFINFNKTMSQLSSTMSRCAKDLVGFAIMFFIIFLAYAQLAYLVFGTQVNDFSTFQASIFTQFRIILGDFNFSEIEEAHPVVGPIYFTTFVFFIFFILMNMFLAIINDTYSEVKADMSQQRSEMEMTDLIKKNCNKALMKLRLKKTAVDDISDGLRQAGGKLNFDELRQDLKGKGHTDAEIQAIFAKYDQDGDQELTEHEHQQMRDDLEKEREDLDLERSSLTRPSSGRSFPRTQDDSEEDDDEDSGHSSRRRGSSSGGVSYEEFQVLVRRVDRMEHSIGSIVSKIDSVIVKLEVMERANLKRRDVVSRLLDGVMEDEHLGRDTDAHREQMERLVREELERWESDDMVSQVSHPQPATPVGPRPRPSSSLSTDGLDTGVNGSSHV; encoded by the exons ATGAGTTCATCTCGAGTCAGACCCCAGCAGCTGCCTCAGAACCAGGCTGGTAGGTCGGCGCACAAACTCGACTCAAGTGAAGGGATAGAGATGGAGAACATCCAGCATCAAGACCTGGGTCTCGGTGGAGTCGTAGGCACCCCGTCCCCACCGTCGCGACAGGCGTGGAGCCGGGATAACCCGGGTTTTGAACCAGAGGACGAGATCATGGAAGCAGACTGGCCTCAAGCGAGTCCAGGGAGAAGATCCGCGTCCACGGCCTccggcagcagctgcagcagcagcggccTGGGTAGCTACAACCGTGGGGGCAGCAGCACCAACATCCCCCGAGGAGGACTCTATCCAACCCCGACTTTGGAGCAGCAAGACAGGCATGGGCACCCCAGCTGTCTGAAGCAGATACTCCAGAAAATCAGAA TTCTGTGGGGCACAGAGCTGATGGAGGAGAGTGACAGCAGTCGAGAAAGATACCTCAGGAACGTACTGAGGGAGATGCTCACATATGTCGCATTCCTGATCACCATCTGTATCT TGACCTATGGGATGGTGAGTGCAAATATGTACCATTACACCAAAGTCATGTCTCAGCTTTTCCTGGACACACCTCTGTCTGCTGGGGACCCCTCTACTTTTAGGAGCCTGTCAACCATGGAGGATTTCTGGAAG TTCACAGAGGGACCTTTCCTCAATGGCATGTACTGGGAGGTGTGGTACAATAATAAGAGCCTGCCAGAGAATCAGAGTCTTATCTACTACGAGAACCTCCTCCTTGGGGTGCCGCGCCTCCGGCAGGTCAAGGTCCACAATGAGACCTGTTCTGTCCATGAAGATCTGAGGGATGAGGTCCAGGACTGCTACAACATATACACCCTGACCAATGAGGATACTGCCCCCTTTGGTCCCAAGAATGGAACTGC GTGGTTGTACACCCCAGAGAGCGAGATGAATAGCAGCAGTTACTCGGGTCAGGTGTCTAAATATGGAGGTGGAGGATACTACCAGGACTTGTCTCGTACCAAAGAGGAGTCAGCCATCCAGCTGCAGGTTCTGAAAGATCACTTGTGGCTGGACAGAGGCACTAGGGCAGTCTTCCTCGACTTCTCTGTCTACAACGGCAACATAAACCTTTTCTGCATTGCCAG GTTGCTGGCAGAGTTCCCTGCTACTGGTGGCGTAGTGACCTCTTGGCAGTTCCAGACGGTGCGTCTGATACGATATGTGTCCAGCTGGGACTATTTTGTGGGGATGTGTGAAGTGGCTTTCTGCCTATTCATTCTCTATTATGTGGTGGAGGAAGTGTTGGAGATCCGCATCCACCGCCTACATTACTTCAAGAGCCTGTGGAACTGTCTCGATGTTCTCATTGTCACA ttgagCGTTGTTGCTATTATCATGAACATAACGAGAACAGCCATGGTTGGAAACCTGCTGAGAGGCCTGTTGGAGAACCACACTGCTCACCCCAGCTTTGAGCCTTTAGCCAACCTGCAGGTTCAGTTTAACAACATGGCTGCGGTTATTGTCTTCTTTTCCTGggtcaag CTTTTTAAGTTCATCAACTTCAATAAGACCATGAGTCAGCTGTCCAGCACCATGTCTCGCTGTGCCAAGGACCTCGTGGGTTTTGCCATCATGTTCTTCATCATTTTCTTGGCTTACGCTCAGCTGGCCTACTTGGTGTTTGGAACTCAAGTCAACGATTTCAGCACTTTCCAAGCCAGCAT ATTTACCCAGTTCCGTATCATTTTGGGAGACTTTAACTTCTCAGAAATTGAGGAAGCTCATCCAGTTGTTGGACCTATATACTTTACAACCTTTgtcttcttcattttctttattctcATG AACATGTTCTTGGCCATTATCAATGACACATACTCTGAGGTGAAGGCTGACATGTCCCAACAGAGGTCTGAGATGGAAATGACAGACCTTATTAAGAAG AATTGTAACAAAGCTTTGATGAAGCTGAGACTAAAGAAGACAGCGGTAGATGACATCTCAGACGGTTTGCGTCAAGCTGGGGGGAAACTGAACTTTGATGAACTCCGTCAGGATCTAAAAGG AAAGGGTCACACAGATGCAGAGATTCAGGCCATCTTTGCCAAATACGATCAGGATGGTGATCAGGAGCTGACAGAGCATGAACACCAGCAAATGAGAGACGAcctggagaaagagaga GAGGACTTGGATCTGGAACGCAGTTCGCTGACTCGACCCAGCAGTGGGCGGAGCTTCCCTCGTACCCAGGATGACTCAGAGGAGGACGACGATGAGGACAGCGGTCACAGCTCTCGACGTCGTGGCAGCAGCTCTGGGGGTGTCTCGTATGAGGAGTTTCAAGT GCTGGTGAGACGCGTGGACAGGATGGAGCACTCCATCGGCAGCATAGTGTCGAAGATCGATTCAGTGATTGTGAAGCTGGAAGTTATGGAGAGAGCTAATCTTAAAAGAAGAGACGTGGTGAGCAGGCTGCTGGATGGAGTCATGGAG GATGAACATCTGGGGCGggacacagacgcacacagggAGCAGATGGAGAGGCTCGTCAGGGAGGAGCTGGAGCGCTGGGAGTCCGATGATATGGTCTCACAGGTCAGCCACCCACAGCCGGCCACTCCTGTCGGCCCGCGGCCTCGCCCTTCCTCGTCCTTGTCCACCGACGGCCTCGACACAGGCGTGAATGGGAGCAGCCATGTGTGA